The following nucleotide sequence is from Sparus aurata chromosome 22, fSpaAur1.1, whole genome shotgun sequence.
CCTGCAGCTGAGTGGATTTGGAGACATGGCTCTCTTCCAGAGCGTCACACCGGCTCTTCCACTGTCCTTCAATCCTGTTGAGCTCGGTTTCTTTGAGAGAAAGCTGGTGCAGGGTCTCTACGTGGGCTTTGGTTCTTGTCCGATGTTTTTCGATTTCCTTGTCGAGGAGGCCAGTTTTTTCCTGAAGCTCCTCTTGGAGACGGCTAACCTCCACCTGCCTGCTGGTCAACACCTGCTCCTGCTCTTGTAGTTTGATGTTGAGctcctgaaaagagaaaaacagtattctatttttttactttacataaaAGACCTGATTCTGAAGCAGTCCAACACAAGCTGTTAGAATCCAACAGGAGATTTTTGTGAAGTAAAGTGATGATCTGAGGCAGCTTACCTGCAGCTGAGTGGAGTTGGCGACACGGCTCTCTTCCAGAGCATCACACCAGCTGCTCTTGAGCTCTTGCTCTGTCTGAGCCGGCTGGTCCTGGGTATCCACATGGTCTTTCGTGTTGCACCTCCTTTTCATGACGGCTGTCATGAGGACGTGTTCATTGTGGTTCAGTTTCTCTTTGAGGtgtctcacctccacctgcctgcTGGTCAACACCTGCTCCTGCTCTTGTAGTTTGGCATTGAGctcctgaaaaaagaaaaactagtAAGTAACTAATAAGTAATTTTTTTACTTAACATAAAAGACCTGATTCTGAAGCAGTCCAACACAAGCTGTTAGAATCCAACAGGAGATTATTGTGAAGTAAACTGATGATATGAGGCAGCTTACCTGCAGCTGGGTGGAGTTGGAGACATGGCTCTCTTCCAGAGCGTCACACCGGCTCTTCAATTGTCCTTCAATCCTGTTGAGCTGGGTTTCTTTGCGAGACAGCTGCTGCAGGGTCTCTGTGTGGGCTTTGGTTGTAgcctgatgtttttgtatttccatttcGAGGAGGAAGGTTTTTTCCCGAAGTTCCTCTTGGAGACGgcacacctccacctgcctgcCAGTCAACACCTGCTTCTGCTCTTGTAGTTTGGTGTTGAGctcctgaaaagagaaaaacagtattttcattttattttccaaaaacagCTGTTAGAATCCAACAGGAGATTATTGTGAATAAATTGATGATCTACGGCAGCTTACCTGCAGCTGGAATGTGTTGGCAGTGAGGCCCTTCTCCACGACCTCACATCTCATTCTCCACTCCTTTGATGCGTAACTGAGCATATTGGTGGCGGTTTTGGCCCTTTCTACAGCTTTGTCCTTGTTGGTCAGCTCTTTCTTGAGTTCACTATTCTCAGTCATCAGAGATTTGTTCTGATCTTTCAGAAACTTAATCTCATTGATGGCTGAGTACAGTTCTGAGTGAGGGGGCTGCTCATGGGTCCTCAGCTGTACTGCAGCCGGCATGTTCGGGCCGTTAGCGGCAGCAACAAACTGCATTTGCAATGGCTGAAAGACAGAAGCAGTTcgcacacagaaaaacatgttgacactctcaactaattaaaatcaaacatattctctgaaaacatttaagaaaTTTTTTAGAACATATTATTACTCTACTTAAATATTATGCTGGACTAGAGAGGCACACTGCTGAAAAAAGTCTCTTCAGGTCAAATAAGAAAATCTTACCAGGTTATTTTCACTGGGACGTCTGTCCATGGCAACACAGTGACTATTTCAAAGTTGGAGTAAGAATAGTCGCCGAATTCAAAGTTTAAAATCTCAACTTAAAACCAAAACGGAG
It contains:
- the LOC115573682 gene encoding golgin subfamily A member 6-like protein 1 isoform X1, with the protein product MDRRPSENNLPLQMQFVAAANGPNMPAAVQLRTHEQPPHSELYSAINEIKFLKDQNKSLMTENSELKKELTNKDKAVERAKTATNMLSYASKEWRMRCEVVEKGLTANTFQLQELNTKLQEQKQVLTGRQVEVCRLQEELREKTFLLEMEIQKHQATTKAHTETLQQLSRKETQLNRIEGQLKSRCDALEESHVSNSTQLQELNAKLQEQEQVLTSRQVEVRHLKEKLNHNEHVLMTAVMKRRCNTKDHVDTQDQPAQTEQELKSSWCDALEESRVANSTQLQELNIKLQEQEQVLTSRQVEVSRLQEELQEKTGLLDKEIEKHRTRTKAHVETLHQLSLKETELNRIEGQWKSRCDALEESHVSKSTQLQFFSFQELNIKLQEQEQVLTSRQVEVSRLQEELQEQTGLLDREIEKRRTRTKAHVETLYQLSLNETELNRIEGQWKSRCDALEESHVSNSTQLQELNIKLQEQEQVLTSRQVEVSRLQEELQEQTCLLNREIEKHRTRTKAHVETLHQLSLKETELNRIEGQWKSRFDALEENHVSNSTQLQELNIKLQEQEQVLTSRQVEVSHLQEELQEKTGLLDREIEKHWIRTKAHVETLHQLSLKETELNRIEGQWKSRCDALEESHVSKSTQLQEVTKLAAKEEEKKKEEEKIERKREEESTKMDNDMEEIKEEGKSGERERKHTKSRCKRRARRRNH
- the LOC115573682 gene encoding trichohyalin-like isoform X4; translation: MDRRPSENNLPLQMQFVAAANGPNMPAAVQLRTHEQPPHSELYSAINEIKFLKDQNKSLMTENSELKKELTNKDKAVERAKTATNMLSYASKEWRMRCEVVEKGLTANTFQLQELNTKLQEQKQVLTGRQVEVCRLQEELREKTFLLEMEIQKHQATTKAHTETLQQLSRKETQLNRIEGQLKSRCDALEESHVSNSTQLQELNAKLQEQEQVLTSRQVEVRHLKEKLNHNEHVLMTAVMKRRCNTKDHVDTQDQPAQTEQELKSSWCDALEESRVANSTQLQELNIKLQEQEQVLTSRQVEVSRLQEELQEKTGLLDKEIEKHRTRTKAHVETLHQLSLKETELNRIEGQWKSRCDALEESHVSKSTQLQFFSFQELNIKLQEQEQVLTSRQVEVSRLQEELQEQTGLLDREIEKRRTRTKAHVETLYQLSLNETELNRIEGQWKSRCDALEESHVSNSTQLQELNIKLQEQEQVLTSRQVEVSHLQEELQEKTGLLDREIEKHWIRTKAHVETLHQLSLKETELNRIEGQWKSRCDALEESHVSKSTQLQEVTKLAAKEEEKKKEEEKIERKREEESTKMDNDMEEIKEEGKSGERERKHTKSRCKRRARRRNH
- the LOC115573682 gene encoding golgin subfamily A member 6-like protein 1 isoform X2, which encodes MDRRPSENNLPLQMQFVAAANGPNMPAAVQLRTHEQPPHSELYSAINEIKFLKDQNKSLMTENSELKKELTNKDKAVERAKTATNMLSYASKEWRMRCEVVEKGLTANTFQLQELNTKLQEQKQVLTGRQVEVCRLQEELREKTFLLEMEIQKHQATTKAHTETLQQLSRKETQLNRIEGQLKSRCDALEESHVSNSTQLQELNAKLQEQEQVLTSRQVEVRHLKEKLNHNEHVLMTAVMKRRCNTKDHVDTQDQPAQTEQELKSSWCDALEESRVANSTQLQELNIKLQEQEQVLTSRQVEVSRLQEELQEKTGLLDKEIEKHRTRTKAHVETLHQLSLKETELNRIEGQWKSRCDALEESHVSKSTQLQELNIKLQEQEQVLTSRQVEVSRLQEELQEQTGLLDREIEKRRTRTKAHVETLYQLSLNETELNRIEGQWKSRCDALEESHVSNSTQLQELNIKLQEQEQVLTSRQVEVSRLQEELQEQTCLLNREIEKHRTRTKAHVETLHQLSLKETELNRIEGQWKSRFDALEENHVSNSTQLQELNIKLQEQEQVLTSRQVEVSHLQEELQEKTGLLDREIEKHWIRTKAHVETLHQLSLKETELNRIEGQWKSRCDALEESHVSKSTQLQEVTKLAAKEEEKKKEEEKIERKREEESTKMDNDMEEIKEEGKSGERERKHTKSRCKRRARRRNH